In the genome of Candidatus Saccharimonadales bacterium, one region contains:
- the recO gene encoding DNA repair protein RecO — translation MQQRSTQAIILSRTNFGEADRIITFLTPDQGKISGLVKGVRKSKSKLAGGIELFSVSDITFIPGRGETSTIISTRLVRHYGNIVKNLERTNAGYELIKLLNKSTEDNPESEYFHLLDEAFAALDDQTISLPLIYVWFCSQLLKLAGHAPNLKTDLEGYRLEADKKYDFNFDAMSFQPSRAGSSSFGADQIKVLRLLFAGGRPTQLAQVKDIESIAVQLQTLIKPMLQAQSIAII, via the coding sequence ATGCAGCAACGCTCCACTCAAGCGATTATTTTAAGTCGTACCAACTTTGGTGAGGCTGATCGTATTATCACTTTCCTGACACCGGACCAGGGTAAAATAAGTGGTCTAGTTAAAGGCGTGCGCAAAAGCAAAAGTAAGCTAGCCGGCGGCATAGAACTTTTTAGCGTTAGCGACATAACTTTTATACCCGGGCGCGGCGAAACTAGCACAATTATTTCTACGCGCTTGGTTCGACATTATGGCAACATTGTTAAAAATTTGGAGCGAACAAACGCGGGCTACGAACTCATAAAGTTGCTGAACAAATCAACCGAAGACAACCCAGAAAGCGAGTATTTTCACTTACTAGATGAAGCTTTCGCTGCGCTTGATGATCAAACTATCAGCTTGCCGCTCATATATGTTTGGTTTTGCTCGCAACTCTTAAAATTGGCCGGCCATGCGCCGAATTTAAAAACTGATCTCGAAGGCTATCGCCTGGAAGCAGATAAAAAGTACGACTTTAACTTTGACGCTATGAGTTTCCAGCCTAGCCGGGCCGGAAGTTCAAGTTTTGGTGCCGACCAAATTAAAGTTCTAAGATTGTTGTTTGCGGGGGGTCGCCCAACTCAACTAGCTCAAGTTAAAGATATTGAATCAATTGCCGTCCAACTGCAAACTTTAATTAAGCCAATGCTACAAGCGCAGAGCATTGCAATTATTTAG
- the xseA gene encoding exodeoxyribonuclease VII large subunit produces the protein MQGVILTPTDFVALVNQTLEFAYPAVAIEGELCNFRVAKNRWVYFALKDDVSVVQFFGTVYQLPGPLEDGLSIRVLGSPRLHAKFGFSVNVISMAPVGEGSIKKTADLLAAKLAAEGLFALERKRPLLRAPETIGLITAGNSAAYADFIKIMGERWGGVEILFADVYVQGDQAPLQIVKAIEHMNQRAKPPEVLVITRGGGSAEDLAAFNDERVVRSVAASRIPVVVAIGHEVDESLAELAADQRASTPSNAAQIVVPDRGHELANLGIKRTGLYGELLDMYDAQVSKVQQNREVLAAKILNVLDIEDERLTTSRRLAALFNPEAALRRGYAIVRKQGRIVTKKSQLKVSDELEVGLSDGKIKVNVKEK, from the coding sequence ATGCAAGGTGTTATTTTAACGCCCACTGATTTTGTGGCGCTGGTTAATCAAACCTTGGAGTTTGCCTATCCCGCGGTGGCGATCGAGGGTGAGCTTTGTAATTTTAGAGTGGCAAAAAACCGGTGGGTTTATTTCGCACTCAAGGACGACGTAAGCGTGGTGCAGTTTTTTGGCACGGTGTATCAGCTGCCTGGACCACTAGAAGATGGCCTGTCAATAAGAGTGCTGGGTAGTCCGCGCTTGCACGCCAAGTTCGGCTTCAGTGTTAATGTCATCAGTATGGCGCCCGTTGGCGAGGGCTCTATTAAAAAAACGGCTGATCTGCTGGCGGCCAAACTTGCCGCCGAAGGCTTGTTTGCGCTAGAGCGCAAACGCCCTTTGCTCAGAGCTCCCGAAACTATTGGTCTTATAACGGCAGGAAACTCAGCGGCTTATGCCGATTTTATAAAAATTATGGGTGAGCGCTGGGGAGGGGTAGAAATTTTGTTTGCTGATGTTTACGTTCAGGGCGACCAAGCGCCGTTGCAGATAGTAAAAGCTATCGAGCACATGAATCAGCGGGCTAAACCGCCGGAAGTTTTAGTGATTACGCGCGGTGGCGGTAGTGCCGAGGATTTGGCAGCCTTTAACGACGAACGAGTGGTTCGCTCTGTGGCGGCCAGCCGCATCCCGGTAGTTGTGGCGATTGGTCATGAGGTTGACGAAAGCTTGGCAGAGCTAGCTGCCGACCAGCGAGCCAGCACTCCAAGTAACGCCGCTCAAATCGTAGTGCCGGATCGCGGCCACGAACTAGCCAATCTAGGAATTAAGCGCACCGGACTTTACGGCGAACTATTAGATATGTATGACGCACAGGTCAGCAAAGTGCAGCAAAACAGGGAAGTCCTAGCCGCCAAAATCCTGAATGTGCTAGATATAGAGGACGAGCGTTTGACCACTAGCCGGCGGCTAGCCGCACTCTTTAATCCAGAGGCTGCCTTACGCCGCGGCTACGCAATTGTGCGCAAACAGGGCCGGATAGTCACCAAAAAGTCGCAGCTTAAAGTCAGCGATGAGCTAGAAGTGGGTTTATCTGATGGTAAAATTAAGGTGAATGTTAAGGAAAAATAA
- a CDS encoding response regulator — protein sequence MTHVLIVEADRLLGNNIAAAFTLRGHSATFTPDAQAAINAADAKTPDVIILDLMLAGRSGIEFLYELRSYPDWQTLPVIVYSNLAPANLILECDISQLGIEQVFHKPTTKISDLVAEVERLAAKSKV from the coding sequence ATGACCCATGTTTTGATAGTGGAGGCTGACCGCCTGCTTGGCAACAACATTGCCGCGGCTTTTACACTACGCGGACATAGCGCTACATTTACGCCCGACGCCCAAGCCGCTATCAATGCCGCCGACGCTAAGACTCCGGATGTAATTATTCTGGACCTAATGCTGGCAGGCCGTTCGGGTATTGAATTTTTGTACGAACTAAGAAGTTATCCAGATTGGCAAACTCTGCCGGTGATTGTTTATAGCAACCTTGCGCCGGCCAATTTAATTCTGGAATGCGACATCAGTCAGCTAGGTATTGAGCAAGTATTTCATAAACCCACCACCAAAATTAGTGATCTGGTCGCTGAGGTCGAGAGGCTAGCTGCTAAAAGCAAGGTTTAA
- a CDS encoding lysylphosphatidylglycerol synthase transmembrane domain-containing protein — MNQKNQAGRVNWRTILTVATFLALAVLIYGLRKDIGAVIKNLGKVNTLALLLILPFEAWNYDAYARFYQNIFRTLGEKVRYWPMYRLNLELNFINHILPSGGVSGISYFNVRMRSFQVSGAKASLSQVMKLFLLYSSFQPLLILGIILLAARGHASNLVIMVATALITLLVIGSLIVVYIIEDRSRINSSLTFITRLLNRIINLVRRKHPETIKIDRAQETFIELHENYQLLKSQWRDLKKPFLFMLIANVTEVAAIYSVYIAFGQLVNVGAVILAYAVANFAGLISVLPAGIGIYEGLMTAVLAATGIPADVSIPVTIMYRVLNMIIQLTPGYILYQRSVNHGLSKVE; from the coding sequence ATGAACCAGAAAAATCAGGCCGGTCGTGTTAACTGGCGAACAATTCTAACTGTTGCAACCTTCTTGGCTTTGGCTGTTCTTATATATGGCTTACGCAAAGATATTGGCGCCGTTATTAAAAACTTAGGCAAAGTTAATACTTTGGCGCTTTTGCTTATACTCCCGTTCGAGGCCTGGAATTACGATGCCTACGCTCGTTTTTACCAGAATATATTCAGGACTCTAGGCGAGAAGGTTCGTTACTGGCCGATGTACCGGTTGAACCTCGAACTTAATTTTATTAATCATATTTTGCCCAGCGGCGGAGTGAGCGGCATTAGCTACTTTAACGTGCGGATGCGATCGTTCCAGGTCAGCGGCGCCAAAGCCAGCTTGAGTCAAGTCATGAAGCTATTCTTGCTTTATTCGAGTTTTCAACCACTATTGATCCTTGGCATTATACTTTTGGCGGCTCGTGGGCACGCTAGCAATCTGGTGATCATGGTAGCTACCGCACTAATTACCTTGCTGGTAATTGGCAGTTTGATTGTCGTTTATATTATCGAAGACCGCTCGCGCATTAACTCATCGTTAACATTTATAACGCGTTTACTAAATAGGATTATAAATCTTGTTAGGCGCAAGCATCCCGAGACTATTAAAATCGACAGAGCTCAAGAAACATTTATTGAACTGCATGAAAACTACCAACTTTTAAAGAGCCAGTGGCGCGATCTTAAAAAACCATTTTTATTCATGTTGATTGCCAACGTTACCGAAGTTGCGGCGATCTACAGCGTTTATATAGCTTTTGGCCAGTTGGTCAACGTGGGCGCAGTAATACTGGCTTATGCTGTGGCTAACTTTGCTGGGTTGATTAGCGTTTTGCCGGCGGGCATAGGAATTTACGAAGGTTTAATGACGGCTGTTTTGGCTGCTACCGGCATTCCGGCGGACGTATCGATTCCAGTAACCATCATGTATCGGGTCTTGAATATGATAATTCAGCTAACGCCAGGCTACATACTTTACCAGCGGTCGGTGAACCACGGCTTAAGTAAGGTTGAATAA
- the xseB gene encoding exodeoxyribonuclease VII small subunit — protein sequence MADKPTKTYRQMNEELAEILAWFESEQVDLDQAVAKYEQAMKLLASMEDYLKTAENKIKKIATKFE from the coding sequence ATGGCCGACAAACCAACTAAAACTTACCGACAAATGAACGAAGAGCTGGCCGAGATTCTTGCCTGGTTTGAAAGTGAGCAAGTAGATTTGGATCAAGCGGTAGCTAAATACGAACAGGCTATGAAGCTGCTTGCTTCCATGGAAGATTATCTAAAAACGGCTGAAAACAAAATCAAAAAAATCGCCACGAAGTTCGAATGA